Proteins encoded within one genomic window of Ovis aries strain OAR_USU_Benz2616 breed Rambouillet chromosome 1, ARS-UI_Ramb_v3.0, whole genome shotgun sequence:
- the SLC2A2 gene encoding solute carrier family 2, facilitated glucose transporter member 2 translates to MTEDKVTGTLVLAVFTAVLSSFQFGYDIGVINAPQQVIITHYRHVLGVSLDDGIAINNYALNSTKELPTSPGGPTPVSWAEEEAMTSASLITMFWSLSVSSFAVGGMIASFFGGLLGDKLGRIKALLVANILSLVGALLMGFSKLGPSHILIISGRGISGLYCGLISGLVPMYIGEIAPTTLRGAIGALHQLAVVTGILISQIVGLDFILGNHELWHILLGLSAVPAILQCLLLFFCPESPRYLYIKLDEEAKAKKSLKRLRGSDDVTKDITEMRKEREEASNEKKVSIIQLFTNASYRQPILVALMLHAAQQFSGINGIFYYSTSIFQTAGISQPVYATIGVGAVNTVFTAVSVFLVEKAGRRSLFLIGMSGMFVCAIFMSVGLVLLNKLPWMSYVSMTSIFLFVCFFEIGPGPIPWFMVAEFFSQGPRPAALAIAAFSNWTGNFIIALCFQYIADFCGPYVFFLFAGVVLAFTLFTFFKVPETKGKSFEEIAAEFRKKRGSAETPKAAVEMEFLGPTETM, encoded by the exons GTAATTATAACCCACTATAGACATGTTCTCGGTGTTTCACTGGATGACGGAATAGCTATCAACAACTATGCTCTCAACAGTACAAAGGAATTGCCCACAAGCCCAGGAGGTCCAACACCAGTCTCTTGGGCTGAGGAAGAGGCTATGACGTCAGCTAGCCTCATCACCATGTTCTGGTCCCTGTCTGTGTCCAGCTTTGCAGTTGGTGGAATGATTGCATCGTTCTTTGGAGGGTTGCTTGGGGACAAGCTTGGAAG AATCAAAGCCCTGTTGGTAGCAAACATTCTTTCATTAGTTGGAGCTCTCTTGATGGGGTTTTCGAAATTGGGACCATCTCACATTCTTATAATTTCAGGAAGAGGCATATCAGGACTCTACTGTG GGCTAATTTCAGGCTTGGTTCCAATGTACATTGGTGAAATTGCTCCAACCACACTCAGGGGTGCTATCGGTGCTCTTCATCAGCTGGCTGTTGTCACGGGCATTCTTATTAGTCAG ATCGTCGGCCTTGACTTTATCCTGGGCAATCACGAGCTATGGCACATCCTGCTTGGTTTGTCTGCTGTGCCAGCCATTCTCCAATGTCTGCTGCTCTTCTTCTGTCCAGAAAGCCCCAGATACCTTTACATCAAGCTGGATGAGGAAGCCAAGGCAAAGAAAA GCTTGAAAAGACTCAGAGGAAGTGATGATGTCACCAAAGACATCACTGAGATgagaaaagagagggaagaagcatcaaatgaaaagaaagtctCCATAATTCAGCTCTTCACCAATGCCAGCTACCGACAGCCTATTCTAGTGGCATTGATGCTGCATGCGGCTCAACAATTTTCTGGAATCAATGGG ATATTTTACTACTCAACCAGCATTTTCCAGACAGCTGGAATCAGCCAACCTGTTTATGCAACCATTGGAGTTGGTGCTGTCAACACAGTTTTCACTGCTGTCTCT GTGTTCCTCGTGGAGAAGGCAGGGCGACGCTCTCTGTTCCTAATTGGAATGAGTGGAATGTTTGTTTGTGCCATCTTCATGTCGGTGGGACTTGTGCTCCTG AATAAATTGCCTTGGATGAGTTACGTGAGCATGACATCCATCTTcctctttgtctgtttttttgaAATTGGGCCAGGCCCCATCCCCTGGTTCATGGTGGCTGAGTTTTTCAGTCAAGGACCACGCCCTGCTGCTTTAGCAATAGCTGCGTTCAGCAACTGGACGGGCAATTTCATTATAGCTCTGTGTTTCCAGTACATTGCG GACTTCTGCGGACCttatgtgtttttcctttttgctggTGTGGTCTTGGCCTTTACtctattcacattttttaaagttccagAAACCAAAGGAAAATCCTTTGAGGAAATTGCAGCAGAGTTCCGAAAGAAGAGGGGTTCAGCTGAAACGCCAAAAGCTGCTGTAGAAATGGAATTCCTGGGACCTACAGAAACCATGTAG